The segment GGTAAACGCCAAATTGCCGGACCGCTTATTGAATGTCCACCATGACCTCTGTCCCAACCATCTTTATAGAATTTTCTCAGATAGTATCCTGTATGAGAAGCCTGATCCAAATAACTGCCACTTACAGCATCGTTTCCTTCTGCTGTATTCAATTGTGCACCACCATACCAAGAACCATGATAACGGATATCACGATAGAAACGAGGGTCTCTTTGTACACTTTCATATGGATTACCATCATCATAGCCATCTTTCACAGCATGGTCACAATAAATTGGATAACCATATCCATCCGGACCGATATATTCATATTCATCTACCTGTTCCTGCAACGGACGCTGACGAGCGTGTCCACCCTGAGAAGGAGGCAATACGTCACCAGACCAACCTGTATCCTTATCTTTTGTTACGAACCAAACCCACTCATCCTGAATAGCATTCATGTCATACATCATTTGCCACAAACGCTGTTGAACTTTCTTATTATTTGTTTCAGCATTTCCATCTACATCTCGGAAGTCGTCCTTATCGTATGTTTCATACAATTTATAACGAAGCGAACCATCTGTTTTCTTACATTCTAATACAGCTTTAGCAGCATCTCTGGCTAATTCCCAACGCTTCGGATCATAACCATATTCAGACTTAAATACACGTGTATCATTGGGTAAGTTTCCACCATTCCACATCGGAGTTGCAGCCATCCAGCGAACCATAGCCTTTAAGCCTAAGCAAGCTCCTTTATCAACACGTCCAAAATATTGGCCTCCGTTCCATGCATCTACCCGTGCATAAGCAGAATCAGCATCTGCACAGATCTTATCTACCATCGAATGAAATGATTCTTTTTCAAAAGTCATATCATCACCTGGATTGATGACTCGGTTTACATAAACAGCTTCACCATATGCACGAATTAATAAATAATGCATATAACCCCGTAAGAAATAAACTTCACCAATTCTTCTCTGCAAATCACCTTCACGGCCATCTTGCGGATTATCCGGAGTATTATATTTCTTTACACCTTCTAATATAATATTAGCTGAACGAATGGTCGTATATAAGTCATCCCAATATTGCCAATAACTACTATTGGAAGGCATACCCTGAGACGGACCATAATTTCCTACCCAAAACTGATAAGGAATGGCACTTTCATGACTACTAGCACTACACTCATCCGAAATACTAGATATACTAAAATGGTTTAAATACAATAACGGACGATTGGCAAACTTTGCATGTGCATACAAATCTGTAACTAACGATTCTACTTTGTCAAAACGAGTAAAAACTTGCTGTTCTGTTGTCTTGTCGTCCGGTGTACGATCCAAATAGTCTTCACAAGAAGTAAAGCTCAACAGACCTGCTAACAAACCCGCCAATATATATAATCTTTTCATATTCTTTCTTCCTCCTTAATTAATATGTTATATCTATACCAAAATTGAATATACGCTGAATTGGATACCATGAACCATCGCCATTTTTTGTTTCCGGATCAACATCTACGTCATCCAATCCATCAAATGTCAACAAGTTCATACCTTGAACATAAAAACGTACATTTTGTAATCCGGCAAAACGGATAAGATGCTTCGGTAATGTATATCCAATTTCCACATTCTTCAAACGTAGGTAAGAAGCATTATACAAGTACAAACTACTATTCGAATTTTTATTATTGTCATTTGTACCAATTGTTAAACGTGGATAAGTTGCCACATCTTTCGTTTCTTCAGTCCAACGATTGAAATGCATAGGCTTCACCTTACCAATCTGGTCTTGGTCAAACTGTGGGAAATCCCATACAGCAGCGCCATTTAACAAAATGCTGGAATTAGCAGCTCCCTGGAACAATAGGCTCAAGTCAAACCCTTTATACTGGATACCTACCGGAATACCAAACTGGATTTCAGGTGTTCGCGGATTACCCATGGCGCGGCGGTCATGTTCATCGTCGATCTTACCATCACCATTCTGGTCTTTGTACACTACATCACCCGGATACAATTTACCCCAAGGTTGGAAACCTGATCCACCATTCATGGCATTCAACTTATCTGCTTCAGCCTGGTCATATACAAAGTGATCAAATTCATAAACAAAATATTCATCAATTCTTTTCCCTGTATTGGCTCTCCATTCATTCTCATAAGAGACCTCATTCATAAACTTGATTTTGTTTCTAGCGAATGTAAAGTTCGGCTTGATATAATATCTGAAATCTTCACCAATATTTCCATTCCATCCAATTTCAAAATCAATCCCCTGATTATCTACAATACCTGAATTAATGAAAGGAGCGTCTTTTCCGACAATTCCCGGATAACCCAGTTTATTCCCATCACTCAGGTTCGTAATGATATCATAGCGATGTTCGAAGA is part of the Parabacteroides sp. AD58 genome and harbors:
- a CDS encoding RagB/SusD family nutrient uptake outer membrane protein: MKRLYILAGLLAGLLSFTSCEDYLDRTPDDKTTEQQVFTRFDKVESLVTDLYAHAKFANRPLLYLNHFSISSISDECSASSHESAIPYQFWVGNYGPSQGMPSNSSYWQYWDDLYTTIRSANIILEGVKKYNTPDNPQDGREGDLQRRIGEVYFLRGYMHYLLIRAYGEAVYVNRVINPGDDMTFEKESFHSMVDKICADADSAYARVDAWNGGQYFGRVDKGACLGLKAMVRWMAATPMWNGGNLPNDTRVFKSEYGYDPKRWELARDAAKAVLECKKTDGSLRYKLYETYDKDDFRDVDGNAETNNKKVQQRLWQMMYDMNAIQDEWVWFVTKDKDTGWSGDVLPPSQGGHARQRPLQEQVDEYEYIGPDGYGYPIYCDHAVKDGYDDGNPYESVQRDPRFYRDIRYHGSWYGGAQLNTAEGNDAVSGSYLDQASHTGYYLRKFYKDGWDRGHGGHSISGPAIWRLPEFIYIYCEAVNELSGPNEEIYDLINQVRARSFMSPMPPAVKTDKELMNEYIQRERRVELFYENNRYWTSRLYLEPENYGTESNVDPSDWPYPKNQRQSHGMRPVEDPNGKIVVNGKTYRMERFTVEDGRVFTSPKSYLYPILQEELKRCPSLVQNPGW